A stretch of the Vigna radiata var. radiata cultivar VC1973A chromosome 7, Vradiata_ver6, whole genome shotgun sequence genome encodes the following:
- the LOC106766545 gene encoding pentatricopeptide repeat-containing protein At2g36980, mitochondrial produces MNGMRIYLFRTTSKIVELARSGKIIHARKLFDEIPHKDLVAWNAMLTAYSHLGLYQQSLSLFGRMRVSHSKVDNFSFSAALNACAGASHLRFGATLHALVIVSGYLSCLPVANSLIDMYGKCLRPDAARKVYDEMSDSNEVTWCSLLFAYANSYRFDMAIKLFRSMPEKVVIAWNIMIAGHARCGEVEACLHLFKEMCESLCQPDQWTFSALVNACAESMEMLYGCMVHGFLIKSGWSSAMEVKNSILSFYAKLECHDDAIKVFNSFGCFNQVSWNAIIDAHMKSGNTHNAFLAFQQAPEKNIVSWTSMIAGYTRNGNGELALSMFLDMTKSSVQLDDLVAGAVLHACASLAILVHGRMIHGCIIRHGLDKYLYVGNSLVNMYAKCGDIEGSRLSFHGILEKDLVSWNSMLFAFGLHGKANEAIGLYREMVASGVKPDEVTFTGLLMTCSHLGLINEGFEFFQSMSLEFGFSHGMDHVACMLDMLGRGGYVSEARSLAKKYSKSSKGRSNSWEVVLGACYAHGDLGTGRRVGEYLKKLEPEKEIGYVLLSNLYCASGQWKNAETVRKAMVDQGVKKVVGSSWIEIRNDITSFISGNNAYPFMSEISKILHFLQLEIRHA; encoded by the coding sequence TTTACCAGCAGAGTCTTAGTCTCTTTGGTAGGATGAGAGTATCCCATTCCAAAGTCGACAACTTCTCCTTCTCTGCAGCCTTAAACGCATGCGCTGGTGCATCCCATCTTCGTTTTGGAGCAACACTACATGCTTTGGTAATTGTATCAGGCTACCTGTCTTGTCTTCCTGTGGCTAACTCGCTCATTGACATGTATGGCAAGTGTCTGCGTCCTGATGCTGCAAGAAAAGTGTATGATGAGATGAGTGATAGCAATGAAGTGACATGGTGCTCACTTCTGTTTGCTTATGCCAACTCTTACCGGTTTGATATGGCTATTAAACTGTTTCGCAGCATGCCTGAAAAGGTTGTGATTGCTTGGAATATAATGATTGCGGGTCATGCTCGCTGCGGTGAAGTTGAAGCTTGCTTGCATTTGTTTAAGGAGATGTGTGAGAGTTTGTGTCAGCCAGATCAGTGGACTTTTAGTGCTCTCGTGAACGCTTGTGCTGAGTCAATGGAGATGTTATACGGATGCATGGTGCATGGTTTTCTGATAAAATCTGGTTGGAGCTCTGCCATGGAGGTAAAGAACTCGATTTTAAGCTTTTACGCTAAATTAGAATGTCATGATGACGCCATAAAGGTGTTTAACTCCTTTGGATGTTTTAATCAAGTGTCTTGGAATGCCATCATTGACGCTCATATGAAATCAGGAAATACCCATAACGCTTTTCTTGCTTTCCAGCAAGCTCCtgagaaaaatattgtttcttGGACTTCTATGATTGCAGGGTATACGAGAAATGGGAATGGAGAGCTAGctttaagtatgtttttagaCATGACAAAAAGCTCTGTCCAGCTTGATGATCTGGTAGCTGGAGCAGTCCTTCATGCTTGTGCTAGCTTGGCGATACTGGTTCATGGAAGAATGATCCATGGCTGCATCATTCGTCATGGTTTAGACAAGTATTTGTATGTCGGGAATAGCTTGGTTAATATGTATGCAAAATGTGGGGACATAGAAGGTTCACGGCTTTCATTTCATGGCATTCTTGAGAAGGACTTGGTTTCTTGGAATTCAATGTTATTTGCATTTGGACTGCATGGGAAGGCCAATGAGGCTATAGGGTTGTACAGAGAAATGGTGGCATCTGGTGTGAAGCCTGATGAAGTAACTTTCACAGGGCTGTTAATGACTTGCAGCCATTTGGGGCTTATAAACGAGGGCTTTGAGTTCTTTCAATCCATGAGTTTGGAATTTGGATTTTCCCATGGAATGGACCATGTGGCATGCATGTTGGATATGCTTGGTCGCGGTGGATACGTGTCAGAAGCAAGAAGTTTAGCTAAGAAGTATTCAAAGAGCAGCAAAGGTAGGAGCAATTCATGGGAGGTTGTACTAGGAGCATGTTATGCACATGGAGATTTAGGAACCGGAAGGCGTGTGGGAGAATATCTAAAGAAGTTGGAGCCTGAAAAGGAGATTGGTTATGTGTTGTTGTCAAATTTGTATTGTGCAAGTGGGCAGTGGAAGAATGCAGAGACAGTTCGGAAGGCAATGGTTGATCAGGGGGTAAAGAAAGTGGTTGGTAGTAGTTGGATTGAGATAAGAAACGATATTACCTCTTTTATATCTGGAAACAATGCATATCCCTTCATGTCTGAGATATCTAAGATACTTCACTTTCTTCAATTGGAAATCAGACATGCATGA